Proteins from one Camelina sativa cultivar DH55 chromosome 8, Cs, whole genome shotgun sequence genomic window:
- the LOC104709737 gene encoding uncharacterized protein LOC104709737, with protein sequence MRKVVVVDGTFLKGEYKGTLVIATTQDGNFDIFPLAYAVVDTENDESWEWFFTQLSCVIPDDEGLALISDRHKSIGKTIGKIYPRASRGICTYHLHRNIIQRFSGSETFRLVKKAAAAYRVVDFNQYFQQIQEANPQLHAYLVHAYLVHADVCKWSRAQFPGDRYNFTTSNIAGSINKVLSPARAYPIVELLEAVWNMLTRWFASRRKQAAGIPTVLTKGVENLLEECIEEARHLNVQEIDKHQFQVSGGTSMHVVNLKYKRCSCRRFDLERIPCVHAIAAAEKANLSRIHQCHQYFRKDYLCRGYENSIMPSDESCIVPTKDREYKCKLPFVRNPPRRPKMSIMKSFHEVAFEMKRPRKQHACSQCQHVVHNRTTCPGNM encoded by the exons ATGCggaaagttgttgttgttgatggaaCATTTCTGAAGGGTGAATACAAAGGGACTCTAGTCATAGCAACAACACAAGATGggaattttgatatatttcctTTGGCCTATGCGGTTGTTGATACAGAGAACGACGAGTCTTGGGAATGGTTCTTCACACAATTGAGTTGTGTAATTCCTGATGATGAAGGTCTTGCACTGATATCTGACCGTCATAAATCTATAGGTAAAACTATCGGTAAAATATACCCTAGGGCCAGTCGTGGAATCTGCACTTATCATCTTCACAGGAATATTATTCAGAGGTTTAGCGGAAGTGAAACATTCCGGCTCGTAAAAAAAGCAGCTGCAGCCTACCGTGTAGTTGATTTCAATCAATACTTCCAGCAAATTCAAGAAGCGAATCCGCAACTGCATGCTTACTTGGTGCATGCATACTTGGTGCATGCAGATGTATGCAAGTGGAGCAGGGCTCAGTTTCCTGGTGATAGGTACAACTTCACTACGAGCAACATTGCAGGATCGATAAATAAAGTACTGAGTCCCGCGAGAGCGTATCCAATTGTGGAGTTACTAGAAGCGGTTTGGAATATGTTGACACGTTGGTTTGCCAGTAGGAGAAAACAAGCTGCCGGAATCCCAACTGTACTCACGAAAGGAGTGGAGAACCTGTTAGAG GAATGTATTGAAGAGGCAAGGCATCTAAATGTCCAAGAAATAGATAAACATCAATTTCAAGTAAGTGGAGGTACCTCAATGCATGTCGTCAATCTTAAATATAAAAGGTGTTCATGTAGGCGTTTTGATCTGGAGAGGATTCCATGCGTACATGCCATTGCAGCCGCCGAGAAGGCTAACCTATCTCGTATACACCAGTGTCATCAATACTTTCGCAAAGACTACCTCTGCCGTGGTTATGAGAATTCGATAATGCCTAGTGATGAGTCCTGCATCGTTCCTACTAAAGATAGAGAGTACAAATGTAAACTGCCTTTCGTAAGGAATCCTCCAAGAAGGCCAAAGATGTCCATAATGAAGTCTTTCCACGAGGTGGCGTTTGAGATGAAACGGCCCCGTAAACAGCATGCTTGTTCTCAATGTCAACATGTTGTCCACAACCGTACAACATGTCCAGGTAATATGTAA
- the LOC104707660 gene encoding uncharacterized protein LOC104707660, with translation MFSQGDKIQVTISENLVAQFYVRRRTEEDEWKTISNFALENDTFAVKVVDTNYQIKFTADTVVENIDGLSNNHFIDYHNFDKIYDGWSAFSKNCCLDTMGEVTNVEPIIYVDDPAAPRLAEKSRMKRFSLRNLQGHHLQCVAYNEAADYFTHNFWVADSGKPVVAVLRFWRAKFKDRGEGGMEVVSQPGVSKVLFYPLFPEVQISNSGWSTSTSVRG, from the exons ATGTTTTCGCAA GGCGACAAGATACAGGTAACAATTAGTGAGAACCTAGTGGCCCAGTTCTATGTACGTAGGAGGACTGAGGAGGATGAGTGGAAAACCATCTCGAATTTCGCGCTGGAAAACGACACATTCGCTGTCAAGGTCGTCGACACCAACTACCAGATCAAATTCACGGCTGACACCGTTGTTGAAAACATTGATGGCTTGTCGAACAACCACTTCATCGACTACCATAACTTCGACAAGATTTATGATGGGTGGTCTGCTTTCTCCAAAAACTGCTGCTTAG ATACGATGGGGGAAGTTACCAACGTCGAGCCAATCATTTACGTTGATGATCCAGCTGCTCCACGTTTAGCCGAAAAATCCCGGATGAAACGCTTTTCCTTGAGGAATCTACA GGGTCATCACTTGCAATGTGTAGCTTATAATGAAGCCGCTGATTACTTTACCCATAACTTTTGGGTGGCCGATTCAGGCAAACCAGTTGTTGCGGTCTTACGGTTTTGGAGGGCGAAGTTTAAGGATAGAG GCGAAGGAGGAATGGAGGTGGTCAGCCAACCGGGTGTTTCAAAAGTGTTGTTTTATCCGTTGTTTCCAGAGGTGCAAATTTCAAACTCAGGTTGGAGTACCTCAACCAGCGTGAGAGGATAG
- the LOC104707659 gene encoding uncharacterized protein LOC104707659: MVHFDRLTDFHTWHSDWKVSVKIVRKWNKREANVSTVELIIADVFGDKMQVTISENLVAQFCVRRRIEEDEWKTISNFAQENDTSAVKVVDTNYGIKFTADTIVENIDGLSNNHFIDYHNFDKIYDGWSAFNRNCCLDTMREVSDVEPTIFVDDPATPRFAEKSRMTRFSLRNLEGHILKCVAYNEAADNFNNEFLASHRQTSCCGVAFLEG; encoded by the exons ATGGTTCATTTCGACAGACTTACCGATTTCCATACGTGGCATTCTGATTGGAAAGTCTCCGTTAAGATCGTCAGGAAATGGAACAAGAGGGAAGCCAACGTCTCCACTGTTGAACTGATTATCGCCGATGTTTTC GGCGACAAGATGCAGGTAACAATTAGTGAGAACCTAGTGGCCCAGTTCTGTGTACGTAGGAGGATTGAGGAGGATGAGTGGAAAACCATCTCAAATTTCGCGCAGGAAAATGACACATCCGCTGTCAAGGTCGTCGACACCAACTACGGGATCAAATTCACGGCTGACACCATTGTTGAAAACATTGATGGCTTGTCGAACAACCACTTCATCGACTACCATAACTTCGACAAGATTTATGATGGATGGTCTGCTTTCAACAGAAACTGCTGCTTAG ATACGATGAGGGAAGTGTCCGACGTCGAACCAACAATATTCGTTGATGATCCCGCTACTCCACGGTTTGCCGAGAAGTCCCGAATGACCCGGTTTTCTTTGAGGAACCTTGA GGGTCATATCTTGAAATGTGTAGCTTACAATGAAGCAGCGGATAATTTTAACAACGAATTTTTGGCTAGCCACAGGCAAACCAGTTGTTGCGGTGTTGCGTTTTTGGAGGGCTAA